One window of the Thunnus albacares chromosome 3, fThuAlb1.1, whole genome shotgun sequence genome contains the following:
- the LOC122979487 gene encoding coiled-coil domain-containing protein 149-like isoform X1: MDPSRRSESDWQGMISEFLICKRKLESKKEALLILSKELDTCQQERDQYKLMANQLRERHQGLKKKYRELIDGDLSLPPEKRNQVNLAQLLTDSREKSNQLSEEVKELKQRLVEAQGDNKLLRMTITKQRLGDEEVGARHFPAHEREDLVKQLERAREQNEVLEHSVKSLTDELQDVRAERDVFQQKAHRLNMEMNHIVGNDEIRILDIDALCMENRYLHERLSQLQEEVNLLKTNLLKYKSALECRKNSKISGKPNSSALTGVLSAKQVKELLLSEENGCSLPVTPQSISDLKSLATALLETIHEKNMVIQHQRQINKILGNRVGELEKKLKTLEMSGLWSLPGLTYNVSLGIYGRGKDTIILSSQQADSPGSDAQEGKEGFESIPVDQQSSPGVVNQESETPAVSACQEELNEESPSSEDTYQQNPTSQPQTETPNGEECHDSNQSPITMDLTALTSHQSTDEGCLSVSLPTVIDENTLCPSNTSHSEQASENSDPMGGREDDTCTEGVETVETECVIIEENISSMSSTTAASAPTAEEQEDVQSNQETELSDGTDVCVS; encoded by the exons ATGGATCCGAGCAGGAGGAGCGAGAGTGACTGGCAAGGGATGATCAGCGAG TTCCTGATTTGTAAGCGGAAGTTGGAGAGCAAGAAAGAAGCTCTTCTGATTCTGTCTAAAGAGCTGGACACCTGCCAGCAGGAGAGAGATCAGTACAAACTGATGGCCAACCAGCTTCGCGAGCGGCACCAAGGACTCAAGAAGAAGTACAGGGAGCTCATT GATGGAGATCTGTCTCTGCCTCCAGAGAAACGAAATCAA GTGAATTTAGCTCAGCTACTGACAGACTCCAGAGAAAAAAGTAACCAACTTTCTGAAGAGGTGAAGGAGCTGAAACAACGACTGGTGGAAGCTCAGGGTGATAACAAG CTCCTACGAATGACCATCACCAAACAGAGGCTGGGAGACGAGGAGGTTGGTGCTCGACACTTTCCAGCACACGAGCGAGAGGATCTGGTCAAACAGTTAGAAAGAGCCAGAGAACAG AACGAGGTGCTGGAGCACAGTGTGAAATCTCTCACAGACGAGCTTCAGGACGTGCGAGCGGAGCGGGACGTGTTTCAGCAGAAGGCTCATCGTCTCAACATGGAAATGAACCACATTGTGGGGAATGATGAGATTCGGATTTTAGACATAGATGCACTCTGCATGGAGAacag gtATTTGCATGAACGGCTCAGTCAACTTCAAGAAGAGGTCAACTTGCTGAAAACAAATCTGTTGAAGTACAAG AGTGCCCTGGAGTGCAGGAAGAACTCCAAGATCAGTGGGAAACCCAACAGCAGTGCACTCACCGGCGTGCTCTCCGCTAAACAAG TGAAGGAACTGTTATTGTCTGAAGAAAATGGCTGCAGCTTGCCAGTGACTCCTCAGTCCATCTCAGACCTCAAGTCTCTGGCCACTGCTCTGCTGGAAACCATCCATGAGAAGAACATGGTGATTCAGCACCAACGCCAAATCAACAA GATTCTTGGAAATCGAGTAGGAGAACTGGAGAAGAAACTAAAAACACTAGAAATGTCTGGATTATGGAGCCTGCCAG GCCTGACTTATAATGTGTCTTTGGGAATATATGGAA GAGGAAAAGACACCATCATTCTGAGCTCTCAGCAGGCTGACTCACCAGGTTCTGATGCACAGGAAG GTAAAGAGGGGTTTGAAAGTATACCTGTTGATCAGCAGAGCTCCCCAGGAGTTGTAAACCAAGAGAGTGAAACACCGGCTGTGTCGGCTTGTCAAGAGGAACTTAACGAGGAGTCACCGTCCAGCGAAGACACGTACCAACAGAACCCCACATCCCAGCCTCAAACAGAAACGCCAAACGGTGAAGAGTGTCATGACAGCAACCAGTCACCGATCACAATGGATTTAACGGCTTTAACAAGTCACCAGTCAACAGACGAGGGGTGTCTGAGCGTTTCCCTTCCCACGGTGATCGATGAGAACACACTCTGTCCATCAAATACCAGCCACTCAGAGCAAGCTTCAGAGAACTCTGACCCCatgggaggaagagaggatgaTACATGCACTGAGGGAGTGGAAACTGTTGAAACTGAGTGTGTTATAATTGAGGAAAACATCAGTAGTATGTCTTCCACCACCGCTGCTTCCGCTCCCACTGCTGAGGAGCAGGAGGACGTCCAGTCAAACCAGGAGACAGAGCTTTCTGACGGGACAGATGTTTGTGTTAGTTAG
- the LOC122979487 gene encoding coiled-coil domain-containing protein 149-like isoform X2 — protein MDPSRRSESDWQGMISEFLICKRKLESKKEALLILSKELDTCQQERDQYKLMANQLRERHQGLKKKYRELIDGDLSLPPEKRNQVNLAQLLTDSREKSNQLSEEVKELKQRLVEAQGDNKLLRMTITKQRLGDEEVGARHFPAHEREDLVKQLERAREQNEVLEHSVKSLTDELQDVRAERDVFQQKAHRLNMEMNHIVGNDEIRILDIDALCMENRYLHERLSQLQEEVNLLKTNLLKYKSALECRKNSKISGKPNSSALTGVLSAKQVKELLLSEENGCSLPVTPQSISDLKSLATALLETIHEKNMVIQHQRQINKILGNRVGELEKKLKTLEMSGLWSLPGGKDTIILSSQQADSPGSDAQEGKEGFESIPVDQQSSPGVVNQESETPAVSACQEELNEESPSSEDTYQQNPTSQPQTETPNGEECHDSNQSPITMDLTALTSHQSTDEGCLSVSLPTVIDENTLCPSNTSHSEQASENSDPMGGREDDTCTEGVETVETECVIIEENISSMSSTTAASAPTAEEQEDVQSNQETELSDGTDVCVS, from the exons ATGGATCCGAGCAGGAGGAGCGAGAGTGACTGGCAAGGGATGATCAGCGAG TTCCTGATTTGTAAGCGGAAGTTGGAGAGCAAGAAAGAAGCTCTTCTGATTCTGTCTAAAGAGCTGGACACCTGCCAGCAGGAGAGAGATCAGTACAAACTGATGGCCAACCAGCTTCGCGAGCGGCACCAAGGACTCAAGAAGAAGTACAGGGAGCTCATT GATGGAGATCTGTCTCTGCCTCCAGAGAAACGAAATCAA GTGAATTTAGCTCAGCTACTGACAGACTCCAGAGAAAAAAGTAACCAACTTTCTGAAGAGGTGAAGGAGCTGAAACAACGACTGGTGGAAGCTCAGGGTGATAACAAG CTCCTACGAATGACCATCACCAAACAGAGGCTGGGAGACGAGGAGGTTGGTGCTCGACACTTTCCAGCACACGAGCGAGAGGATCTGGTCAAACAGTTAGAAAGAGCCAGAGAACAG AACGAGGTGCTGGAGCACAGTGTGAAATCTCTCACAGACGAGCTTCAGGACGTGCGAGCGGAGCGGGACGTGTTTCAGCAGAAGGCTCATCGTCTCAACATGGAAATGAACCACATTGTGGGGAATGATGAGATTCGGATTTTAGACATAGATGCACTCTGCATGGAGAacag gtATTTGCATGAACGGCTCAGTCAACTTCAAGAAGAGGTCAACTTGCTGAAAACAAATCTGTTGAAGTACAAG AGTGCCCTGGAGTGCAGGAAGAACTCCAAGATCAGTGGGAAACCCAACAGCAGTGCACTCACCGGCGTGCTCTCCGCTAAACAAG TGAAGGAACTGTTATTGTCTGAAGAAAATGGCTGCAGCTTGCCAGTGACTCCTCAGTCCATCTCAGACCTCAAGTCTCTGGCCACTGCTCTGCTGGAAACCATCCATGAGAAGAACATGGTGATTCAGCACCAACGCCAAATCAACAA GATTCTTGGAAATCGAGTAGGAGAACTGGAGAAGAAACTAAAAACACTAGAAATGTCTGGATTATGGAGCCTGCCAG GAGGAAAAGACACCATCATTCTGAGCTCTCAGCAGGCTGACTCACCAGGTTCTGATGCACAGGAAG GTAAAGAGGGGTTTGAAAGTATACCTGTTGATCAGCAGAGCTCCCCAGGAGTTGTAAACCAAGAGAGTGAAACACCGGCTGTGTCGGCTTGTCAAGAGGAACTTAACGAGGAGTCACCGTCCAGCGAAGACACGTACCAACAGAACCCCACATCCCAGCCTCAAACAGAAACGCCAAACGGTGAAGAGTGTCATGACAGCAACCAGTCACCGATCACAATGGATTTAACGGCTTTAACAAGTCACCAGTCAACAGACGAGGGGTGTCTGAGCGTTTCCCTTCCCACGGTGATCGATGAGAACACACTCTGTCCATCAAATACCAGCCACTCAGAGCAAGCTTCAGAGAACTCTGACCCCatgggaggaagagaggatgaTACATGCACTGAGGGAGTGGAAACTGTTGAAACTGAGTGTGTTATAATTGAGGAAAACATCAGTAGTATGTCTTCCACCACCGCTGCTTCCGCTCCCACTGCTGAGGAGCAGGAGGACGTCCAGTCAAACCAGGAGACAGAGCTTTCTGACGGGACAGATGTTTGTGTTAGTTAG
- the LOC122979532 gene encoding extracellular superoxide dismutase [Cu-Zn]-like — protein sequence MKHLFCFVRGFTPNGRRDTRQRTANFQILLRFVLATMRLYGSVSIWVTILVMVLLAGHQLRVSADSDTLAPPEVSQHNGSLYAACKMRPSTSLAEGLPKVYGQVLFKQDYPQGKLKVLLRFSGFPRGSDPQPRAVHIHQYGDLSRGCDSTGGHYNPYDVNHPNHPGDFGNFEPQQGKILRVIESEATLFGRMSVIGRAVVIHEKKDDLGRGGDAGSLQHGNAGRRLGCCIIGISSPNLWNVHYNNMRLRRK from the exons atgaaacatttattttgcttcGTCAGAGGATTTACACCGAACGGCAGGAGAGACACAAGACAGAGAACTGCAAACTTCCAGATTTTGCTGCGATTTGTTTTGGCGACCATGCGTCTATACGG GTCAGTAAGTATATGGGTCACAATACTGGTGATGGTTCTGTTGGCAGGCCATCAACTACGTGTCTCAGCTGACAGTGACACTTTGGCTCCACCGGAGGTCTCGCAGCACAATGGCAGTCTGTATGCAGCCTGTAAAATGAGACCCAGCACCTCACTAGCTGAGGGTCTGCCCAAAGTGTACGGTCAAGTGCTGTTTAAGCAGGATTATCCTCAGGGAAAGCTCAAAGTCCTTCTCCGGTTCAGTGGCTTCCCCAGAGGGAGCGATCCACAGCCCAGAGCAGTGCATATTCATCAGTATGGAGACCTGAGTCGGGGGTGTGACTCTACTGGTGGCCACTACAATCCATATGACGTAAATCACCCCAACCACCCTGGAGACTTTGGTAACTTTGAGCCCCAACAAGGAAAAATCTTAAGGGTGATAGAATCCGAGGCAACATTGTTCGGAAGGATGTCTGTGATTGGAAGAGCAGTGGTGATCCATGAAAAGAAAGATGACTTGGGGCGTGGTGGGGACGCTGGGAGCCTGCAGCATGGAAACGCGGGCCGGAGGCTTGGCTGCTGCATTATTGGGATTTCCTCCCCCAATCTCTGGAATGTGCACTATAATAATATGCGGCTGAGGAGAAAATAA